CCAGACATCAGACGCAGCCTCGGGGAACCGTCCGTTCACCTCGGTCCAGGTCACGCCGGCGGCGGTTGGGCTACCGGTACCCGAGTAGTTGGTGGACACCATCAGTTTAAGCGGAGCGCCGGAGAAGGCCGTTCTTGACCAAAAATTCAGCACCGGATAATTGTAGCCCATCGTCAAATCAATGGCCGGCGAAATCAACCAGTCTTCGTTGGCTTGGTTGCCCCCACTGAAACCGCTCATCTGCACCGCGGTGCCAGACCGTCCGAAGGCCGTACAGCTCCACACCTGCGCCCCGGTCACGCTGAATTGGCTCCAGCCGCCCGGTAATTGCGTGCTACACGTGTTAAAATCCTGCGTATTGGGGTTGAAGGCCGTCCCCGATAGACTTACGGTGACCGCCTGCGCGCCATTTGAGGTGTGCGTGATGGTGCCGTTTCTATCACTGGAAGACGTGGGCGCAAACCGAACGTACACTATTTTAGTGGTGGCCAATTCCGTTGCCGTAAAGGTCAAGGTGGCTCCGTTAAAACTAGCAGGGTCATTGGTCTTGGAAATCTGGTAAGCGCCGCTCACCGCCACTGTCACCGGACCTTGCAAATGCTGCGCAGACAAATCATAGCCCACAATGGGAGAATACTGACCGGTTTGGGTTAGCGGGAACGTGAAAGTTTCTTGGTTGGTGAAAATCACCGGCGTGCCAGTGCTGGAAGTGGTGAAAGAATAGCTTCCGGCAGGAATACCTGCAAAGAAATTGCCGGCGCCGTCTCTGAACGCATTGTTGGCTACACTTACCACATATGTTACACCTAACCATAAGCTTAAATTCCGGATAGTGACCGTGTTGCCGCTATAAGAAATTTCTGGGTCATTGGCATTTCTTGATATGATAATATCGTCGCCGGAAAGTGTTACCCGCCCAGGCCCAGCCTCAACTTGCTCGCTGAAGGTCAAGACCAAATCAAGCTGCGTAGAAACGTTGGTGGCACCATTGGCCGGACTTGCTGAAACAAACGTTGGAGGCACATTGTCAACGGTGGAGTACGTGGGCCGCACTACCAAATCATCCAGGGCGTACATACCGTCATTGCCGGTAATGTCAGTGTCTTTCCATCTAAACCAGATGGTGCCGCCAGAAGGAACCCGCACAGAGAAAGATCCCGCAATGGCGGTTCTGTTAGCGTCTAAATTACCATTGGCTGGTTCTGCTGTAGTGGAAGCAGACAATTTTTCTACTAAATCTAAACTCTGCAGGGCAGTCCAGGTGCCGGAATTCAAACTGGTGGCGTTCGTGCTGTATTCAAAAACCATGGATTCTAACAAGTCTGCGCGGGTACCGGTCCGCCACTGTTCCATGAACCCCGTGAGGTCAAACTTGGTAATATCACCAGAAGTAGCATTAGTGAACTGTGCCCCGAAGGCGGGAATAGTAGAGGCAGAAGCCAACGACCCCAACGCACGGTCTGCCGCGTTGGGCAAACCCACATTGTACACGCTGCCACTAACGGCGCTGCCCTCGTTCACCACTGGCGACAAAGCCGCGCCAACGGTGCCAGTGCCAGCCAACCGCAAAGCGGCCCAACCGCTGGGCAGCGCAGTGCCAGAAGCACCCATGCCGTCAAAGTTTTCCTGGTAATTCCCCCCCGAGAGCGCAATCTGCCCCCATGCCGTCCCGCTGAGCCCGCTGCAAAGCAAAGCCACCAGAATTAAACTCAGTTTTTGTAGTTGTTTCCGCATTGTATAAAACTAAAAGTGTGGGGCTGGGCAGCGGCTAACGCCTTACTGGCCAACCAGATTTCTTTCTTTAAACAAAAGTACTCATTTTTTCACGGAGGTTTTTCCCAGCCCCTGGGCATTCAGGAAGTATTTGCAAGGGCAACCTGCAGCGCTAGGGTTCTAAGGGTTGGTGCGCAGTTTCTGTGGGTAAAAATTTTACAAAAAGGTAACGTGCGTGAGCTATTCACCTGCTTCCGTTTTGGGGCTCATTTTTGGAAACGAAGCCAAAAACGGAAAATAAATTCCCGGCGGTGGCCTAGCGTTTTTCTTCGTATTTTTGCGGCATCGTGAGAAAATTCAAGAAGAGAAAAAGCAAATACGGCATTCTGACCCAGCTGCGGGTAGAAGAAATGGTAGCCGAGGGCAAATGCCTGGCTCGGCATGAGAACATTGTCATCTTTCTGAGCGACGTGGCTCCCGGCGACGTGGTGGACGCGCGCATCACCAAGGAGAAAAAGAACTTTCTGGAAGGCGTGCCCGTGCATTTCCATGAATACTCAGAACTGCGCACGCAGCCTTTCTGCGAGCATTTTGGCGTGTGCGGCGGCTGCAAATGGCAGCATATTCCGTATGACACGCAACTGTTCTACAAGGAGAAACAAGTCAACGACAACATTGAGCGCATTGGCAAGATTACTGGCCATGAAATGCTGCCCATTGTGCCGTCTGAGCGCGTGAGCTTCTACCGCAACAAACTGGAATATACCTTCTCGGGCAACGCCTGGCTCACCAAAGAGCAGATTGACAGCGGCGAAGAACTGGAGCGCCGTGCGCTGGGCTTCCATATTCCCATGCGGTTCGACAAGATTGTGGACATTCAGCACTGTTACCTGCAGCCAGCGCCGTCAAATGAAATCAGGTTGGCCGTGCGGGCGTATGCGCTGGAGCATGATTTGCCGTTTTTTGACTTGGTGAAACAGGAAGGGTTTCTTCGGAATTTAATCATCAGGACGGCCAATACGGGTGATTTGATGGTGATTCTGCAGGTGTTCTCAGACAGCCCCGAACTTCTTTTCCCGCTGCTTGATTATCTGATTCAGGCGTTCCCGCAGATTACGTCGTTGCAGTACGTGGTGAACAGCAAAGGCAACGAAACCTTCCATGACCTGGAGGTGAAATGCTACGCCGGCGAGCCCTACATTCATGAACAGATGGAAGGTCTGCGGTTCAGAGTCGGGCCGAAGTCTTTTTACCAGACCAACTCTGAGCAGGCCTACACCTTGTACAAACTCACCCGCGAATTTGCCTTGCTGAATGGCACTGAAACCGTGTATGATTTGTACACCGGCGCGGGCACCATCGCTAACTTTGTGGCCCGAAATGCGGCGCAGGTAGTAGGCATTGAGTACGTGGCCAGCGCCATTGAAGACGCCAAAATCAACTCCCAAATCAACGACATCACCAACACGCATTTTTACGCCGGCGATATGAAAGACATGCTCACCGACGAGCTGTTCGCCCACCACGGAAGGCCCGATGTGATTATCACTGACCCACCCCGCGCCGGCATGCACCCCGACGTGGTAGCCAAGTTGCTGGAGGTGAAAGCCAACCGAATTGTGTACGTGAGCTGCAACCCTTCTACCCAAGCCCGTGACTTAGAGCTATTGGCCGAACTGTATGACGTGGTGAAAGTACAGCCCGTGGATATGTTCCCTCAGACGTACCATGTGGAGAGTGTGGCGTTGTTGACCTTGCGCTAGCCACCGCTGTTTCCTGTGGAGAGAAATTTTTAAAAAAGCCGTTTTCGGCCTCATTTTCAGAAATGAAGCCGAAAACGCATCTAAATTTATATTTGTACGTGTTCCCTGATACGCGTTACTTGATACCAATACCATGCAGAACGACCCAGAACTGAACGGCAAATACCTTGGCACCATCACCACAGATTTCGTGCAGGTGTCAGACACCTTGAAAGAGGCTTCTTACCAGATTAGAAAGCGCGAAATCTCCCAATACCCCATTTTCGTGTTTTCCCGCGAGGTGACCAAGATTGGCGGCCTGTTGATTGAAGCGGCTGAGCTGAACCTGAAGTGGAACGTGAACGCCTCTTTTCTGGAGGAATTCGTGAACCGCCAGTTGGTGGCCGCCGACAAAACCGACGAGTTCATCCAAGCCTACCGTGACGCCGATGAATACTGCTGCCTGTTTGTGGTGGATAGGGATTTTATGAACTTCGTGTTTATTCCGTATCCGGAGGATTAAGTAGTGTAGAATATTGAAACAGAAAAGCCTTTCTTGCGTGACAAGGAAGGCTTTTCTGTTTAAGGATTAACTTTTGCTAAGCATTTTACTCACTCTAATTCGTTCAACAACTTAACAATTGGAGCAATAGATTCAGAAGAACTTAAAAGTGGAGTAAAACAATTGAAGCATACAAAATTTTCAGTTTCAAAAAATAACTTAAAATCAGCTTCCCTAAATTCTCCATTAACCCCACAATCTTCACATACATATTTAAATTCGGCACCTAAAGCTTCAAAAATTTTATTCGTTTCTACTTCCTTCATATTAATCAAAGAAGTTTCGTTTGATAAAAATATTTGCCCTAAAAGTCTCCTGAAGTTTTTTTACTGCTTTTAAATTCTTTTGTTGTTCATTATCTGGCAATAAACTAAATATTAATTCATCTATTACTGCAACTGAATAAATAAGCAAATATGGAACAAAATTATAGTAATGAATAAAATATTTTTCTAAATCATCATGATTCGAGAAAACGAAATTTAAATCTTGATTTGCAGTTCTATAATTTGAATCTTTCGTTACGATATGCAATGCTTGGTTTGAAATTCCATTTATCCCTGCTTTACACGATTTATCATATCTTAATTGATAGATTATATCTTTATTAAGGGTAAACTTAGCCTTAATTTTTTCAAAAGCGTTCGCAATAATTTGACCTTTATCCAAACTTCTTTCACTTGGGTCGTAAGTTGAAGGCAATCCATCGTGAAAGAACCTGTCGACAAATTCATTTTTATCATTTAATATCTGTTCAAAAATCAATAATTCATCCGTAAGGGGTTTTCTTATTAAAGCATAAGCAACAGACATCTTTCCTTTTCTTGCACAACTTAATGATTCGTAAATAAAATTTACAAAGTCAGACAAAATTGACATAGAGATGTGTTTAGCTAGAACTGTAGCTAAGGCGTCATTTAATTTATTCTCTTTTAGCCAATCGAGTGGATTTATTTCTCCATTATCAAATTCACTAATTAAAATTTGGCTTTCCTTATCAAAAGGAATCATAGTCTTTTTTAATGAGATATAATTTTCGTCTGTCAATATCTCAGTAAGTTGGTCATATATAATGGCACATAAATTATTAATGGAATGAAATTTTTTAGGCAATTTAACTTCATCACCATCTTCTATATATAACATACTTTATTCTATCATTTAAAACATTATCTTAAACATACTATAAATAACCTTCACATTTTTAATACTTTAATTATCAAGCATTCAACGTATGATAAATACAGCAGTCTTATACAGCCAAACCACAATTCCCGTTTTCGGGCTCAATTTCAGAATTGAGCCCGAAAACGGGAATTGTCACACCAAATCTTTAATAGAAAAACGCCAAATACAACATAAACACCACCCACAACACCAACGCCACTACGCCAGCCCACTGCACACCCCAACCTATGGCTCTCACAACGTCAGAACCTGCGCGTTTCTGCAGAAGTTTTCCCAACACATACGAACCCACCATTAGCAGGAACAAACCCCATTGCTGCCGGAAAAGCTGAAACAATTCCACGGCCAGAAACTGCAGGCCCACGGTGCCAACCAGCGCCAGCAACCGAATGACAATCAGCGACGATTTAGGCAAAGTGGTTCCAGCCTTGGGCTTTGATGGGGAATGCGTTACCAGACGGTGTTACTAGTTTCACCCCTTCGCTAGCATCTGTGATGTTACCAATGATGGTGATGTCTGGGTGGTTCCGAATCTTATCGAAGTCGGCCATTTTCACAGTGAAGAGCAGTTCATAGTCTTCGCCGCCGTTCATGATGCAGGTCACGGGGTCCAATTTGAATTCTTCGGCGGTTTCCAGGGTTTGCGGGTCGGCGGGGAGTTTGTCTTGGTAGATGTTCGCGCCCACGCGGCTCTGCGTGCAGATGTGCAGCAGCTCAGAAGCCAGTCCGTCAGAAATGTCAATCATGGCGGTGGGGTGCACGCCCAGTTCCTTCAGTTCATGAATCACGTCCATGCGCGCCTCGGGCCTGAGTTGGCGGCCTACCACGTAGTCCTTGCCTTCCAATTCGGGCTGGGTTTCGGGGTCCGCTAAGAACGCTTGTTTCTCACGCTCCAGTAGTTGCAAACCTAAATACGCGCCGCCTAAGTCGCCGGTCACGCAAATCAAGTCATTCAAAGTGGCGGTGCTGCGGAGTACGGCTTTGCCTTTCTCTACTTCGCCCAGCGCGGTGATGCTAATGACCAAACCACTTCGTGAAGCAGTGGTGTCGCCGCCTACCAAATCTACTTTATAGTTTTCGCAGGCCAGGCGCATGCCGGCGTAGAGTTCCTCAATGGCTTCCACGGTGTAGCGCGCGCCAATGGCCAAGCTCACTACAATTTGAGTAGGAATAGCGTTCATGGCGGCAATGTCAGACACATTCACGGCCACGGCTTTGTAGCCCAAATGCTTGAGCGGGCAAAAGGTAAGGTCAAAATGCACGTTCTCCACCAGCATATCCGTTGAAATGACAATCTGCTTCTGCCCCGGCTCCAGCACGGCGGCGTCATCGCCAATACCCACAATGGTAGAAGGCTGGTTGAGGTCAATATTTTCTTGCAGACGACGGATTAAACCAAATTCGCCCAAGGTATCTAAAGAGGTATATTCTGACATAATTTGTAGTGTTGCGGTGATTATTTTGCTAAAAATGCTGCCTGTCAACCTAATTCGGCTTATTTTTAGAAAAATTGCCCTGTACAGGAATCAGCCACGAAGATACGGTTTTCTGAGTCGTTCGCCATGGGCCGCTTTCTTATAGGGCCGAGATAAAACTTTTTCTTGCTAACAGGTGTTAGCTTTTGTAGATTTGGATATTAATAGTAATTGTATGTCGCGCAAAGAACAAATTGACCAAGTCGCTACCACGCTTTTCAAATCTAGGGGCTTTGCCGCCACCACCATGCGTGATTTGGCCCTTGAACTAGGCATTGAAGCCGGAAGCCTGTATTCCCACATCAAATCTAAGGAAGACATTCTGCAGCGGGTGTGTTTTAAAATGGCAGACGAGTTCATGGCCGCCTTTGCCGATGTTAAAAACCAGGATGTGCCCGCCAGCGAGAAACTGCGGTTGGCCATTGCCGGCCACGTGCGCGTCTTGACCAAAAACCCACCGGCCGCCGGCGTGTTTTTAAACGAATGGCGCCATTTAAGTGAGCCTGCCCTGGGCAAGTTCAACCAGTTGCGCCATGAATACGAAGAGAGTTTCAGAGAGATTGTGCGCGAAGGCATTGCCAGCGGCGAGTTTAAAGTGAACGACGAGAAGTTTGTGGTCTTGACCCTACTTTCCAGCCTGAACTGGCTGCACATGTGGTACAAGCCCGAAGGCAAAATGAGCCCAGACGAGATAGCCGACTATCTGTCTAACCTGCTGCTCAACGGGCTTAAGAATTTTTAAAGCTTTTTAAATCAAAAGATTATGTACGGAGGAGGAAACGTTTTTGAAGCCACCAAGTTTGACGAAGCAGTACAGGAAGACCCTATTCTGCTCGCCGAGTTTGAAGCCCGTATAGCCCGCGGCGAAAAGATTGAGCCCACCGACTGGATGCCGCAACTCTACCGCAAGCAATTGACCCGCATGATTGAGCAGCACGCCCACTCAGAAATCATTGGTGCTCTTCCAGAAGGAACCTGGATTACCCGTGCCCCCGGCTTCCGTCGCAAACTGGCCCAAATGGCCAAAGTGCAGGACGAAGTAGGCCACGCGCAACTCCTGTACAGCGCCGCTGAAACCCTGGGCAAAACCCGTGAGCAAATGCTCACTGATTTAATCAATGGCAAAAGCAAATACTCCAACGTTTTTAACTACCCGGCTTTCACCTGGGCAGACTCCAATATTATCTCCTGGCTGATTGACGCCGGCGCCATTGTAAACCAAATGGCCAACGCCAAAGGCAGCTATGGCCCCTACTGTCGCGCCCTGGACCGCATCTGCGCCGAGGAAGCCTTTCACTTGAAATACGGTCATGACGCTGTGGTACACATGGCTACGGGCTCGCCTATCCAACGCAAAATGATTCAGGAAGCGCTCAACCGGTGGTGGCCCCCTATCATGACCTTCTTCGGGCCTAGTGACAAGATGAGCACGCACACGGAAACCCTGATGCGCTGGAAAGTAAAAATGGCGACCAATGATGCCTGCCGCCAGCAATTCTTAGACATGTACGTGCCTAAAATCTGGGAACTGGGCTTGACCGTTCCAGACGCCAAACTCCACAAAAACGAGCAAGGCGTGTGGGAATATACTGAACCAGACTGGGACGAATTCAAACGCGTAATTAACGGTGACGGCCCTTGCAACGCAGAACGCCTCGCTGTGCGCCGCACCGCCGAGGAACGCGGTGCCTGGGTGCGCAGAGCCTTGCTGTCGCCAAAGGCAAGTTATGTGAGACCATTGGCGTAAAGCCGCTATTCACCATCTCCTCCCTTTGTCATCCTGAAAGAACCTTGTGAGCAATTTGTAGCAGCTTTTACTAAGCGCTTTTCTAGCTTGTTCACAAAGTCCTTTCAGGATGACAAAATGAGGTATCAAAAGGAGAATTGAGTAAAGGGAAAGAGGATAAAATTACTCGCAATCCCGGTCCGCCCTTTACCGCTTAATTACCAAACAAACCATTCCACCTCTTCTGACTCAGAACTCCAGACTCAGAACTCAGAACTCAACAAAATGTCTCAAGACGCTGACCACATTCAATCGCTGGACCCACGGGTAACTCGGTTACACATAGAGGAAGAACCCAATCCTTCGCCTAAACCGGCTTTGGACCAGTTGGAGAACTATGAAGTTTTTCATCAGAAAAAAGAAGGTTCTGCTTATACGTATGTGGGGCCAGTGCATGCGGCCAATGAGGAGATTGCGTTTTTGTATGGCAAAGAGCAGTATAGCCGCCGCGCCATGTGTTCGGGTATGTGGGTGGCCAAAACGCAGCATATTTTTGTTTCCGGCTACGCCGATGATAACACTTCTGTGTATGACTCGCTGCCAACTTTAGAGACCTTGCCTGAGACTCCGGAACAGCCCTATGAGTTTTTCCATTTGAAGAAACGCGGCAAAGCGCACCAACACGCCGGCACCATTCTGGCGCGGTCAGTGGAACATGCGTTGGAAGTTGCCAAGCAAACCTTGAACGTGCCGCCCGTGGTGAATGTGTGGGTAGTCGCCAGCGAGCATGTGCTTCGCGAAGAGGAAGATAAAGACATCTGGGCCACCACGCCCGAGAAAAAGTACCGTGAGGCCATGGCCTACCGTGTACAGGACAAGATTGACCGCTTCAAAGCCGAACAGAAAGCCTAAGACCATGCAAGACCTCGCGTTAAAAGACCTGCTCTACAAAATAGCCGACGACCAACTGATTCTGGGCCACCGCAACTCTGAATGGACGGGCATGGGCCCTATGCTGGAAGAAGACA
This region of Rufibacter sp. LB8 genomic DNA includes:
- the rlmD gene encoding 23S rRNA (uracil(1939)-C(5))-methyltransferase RlmD, with amino-acid sequence MRKFKKRKSKYGILTQLRVEEMVAEGKCLARHENIVIFLSDVAPGDVVDARITKEKKNFLEGVPVHFHEYSELRTQPFCEHFGVCGGCKWQHIPYDTQLFYKEKQVNDNIERIGKITGHEMLPIVPSERVSFYRNKLEYTFSGNAWLTKEQIDSGEELERRALGFHIPMRFDKIVDIQHCYLQPAPSNEIRLAVRAYALEHDLPFFDLVKQEGFLRNLIIRTANTGDLMVILQVFSDSPELLFPLLDYLIQAFPQITSLQYVVNSKGNETFHDLEVKCYAGEPYIHEQMEGLRFRVGPKSFYQTNSEQAYTLYKLTREFALLNGTETVYDLYTGAGTIANFVARNAAQVVGIEYVASAIEDAKINSQINDITNTHFYAGDMKDMLTDELFAHHGRPDVIITDPPRAGMHPDVVAKLLEVKANRIVYVSCNPSTQARDLELLAELYDVVKVQPVDMFPQTYHVESVALLTLR
- a CDS encoding TetR/AcrR family transcriptional regulator; amino-acid sequence: MSRKEQIDQVATTLFKSRGFAATTMRDLALELGIEAGSLYSHIKSKEDILQRVCFKMADEFMAAFADVKNQDVPASEKLRLAIAGHVRVLTKNPPAAGVFLNEWRHLSEPALGKFNQLRHEYEESFREIVREGIASGEFKVNDEKFVVLTLLSSLNWLHMWYKPEGKMSPDEIADYLSNLLLNGLKNF
- the paaA gene encoding 1,2-phenylacetyl-CoA epoxidase subunit PaaA — protein: MYGGGNVFEATKFDEAVQEDPILLAEFEARIARGEKIEPTDWMPQLYRKQLTRMIEQHAHSEIIGALPEGTWITRAPGFRRKLAQMAKVQDEVGHAQLLYSAAETLGKTREQMLTDLINGKSKYSNVFNYPAFTWADSNIISWLIDAGAIVNQMANAKGSYGPYCRALDRICAEEAFHLKYGHDAVVHMATGSPIQRKMIQEALNRWWPPIMTFFGPSDKMSTHTETLMRWKVKMATNDACRQQFLDMYVPKIWELGLTVPDAKLHKNEQGVWEYTEPDWDEFKRVINGDGPCNAERLAVRRTAEERGAWVRRALLSPKASYVRPLA
- a CDS encoding T9SS-dependent choice-of-anchor J family protein; the encoded protein is MRKQLQKLSLILVALLCSGLSGTAWGQIALSGGNYQENFDGMGASGTALPSGWAALRLAGTGTVGAALSPVVNEGSAVSGSVYNVGLPNAADRALGSLASASTIPAFGAQFTNATSGDITKFDLTGFMEQWRTGTRADLLESMVFEYSTNATSLNSGTWTALQSLDLVEKLSASTTAEPANGNLDANRTAIAGSFSVRVPSGGTIWFRWKDTDITGNDGMYALDDLVVRPTYSTVDNVPPTFVSASPANGATNVSTQLDLVLTFSEQVEAGPGRVTLSGDDIIISRNANDPEISYSGNTVTIRNLSLWLGVTYVVSVANNAFRDGAGNFFAGIPAGSYSFTTSSTGTPVIFTNQETFTFPLTQTGQYSPIVGYDLSAQHLQGPVTVAVSGAYQISKTNDPASFNGATLTFTATELATTKIVYVRFAPTSSSDRNGTITHTSNGAQAVTVSLSGTAFNPNTQDFNTCSTQLPGGWSQFSVTGAQVWSCTAFGRSGTAVQMSGFSGGNQANEDWLISPAIDLTMGYNYPVLNFWSRTAFSGAPLKLMVSTNYSGTGSPTAAGVTWTEVNGRFPEAASDVWTQTRNLDLTRFKGNNVHVAFVYASTITAAPRWTLDDFEVSNSTTPPLATLITNLTPLSDADFGTLAVGASADKTFTFTTEGLYSDLTVSMAAPFQISKNGTDFAQTLTFTQTEAATANVIVRFTAIQVNNQAYTGRVTFTASNLNQQLGYLTAAVLSKDNTFDVVTWNIEWFGSASQGPSDDALQRANVKKVIEAIDADVYAFQEISNAAAFNELKALLPDYEGFVSTYSNNTQEVAYFYKKATVTEVQRKYLLTGTTNINNFWASGRYPYLLEVDATINGVTKRLHLINIHAKANDGATPEEALVAYNRRLDDVRVLKDSLDRYFPNASIIMLGDYNDDIDETVADVATRVSTYQPFASDAANYRFATLPLSQAGLRTYITRENVIDHILYSNELEGFFIENSARIVIPYAIVGAASPDVYASTTSDHLPVMARFSLVNPLGLRNEAKHGGLQLFPNPTQGAVQLQLPAELAHKNLKLSLRSVQGQVLGTFNGSVRAVSGQVSAKLQGAAAGLYLVVVEVDGKTFYARIVKN
- the thiL gene encoding thiamine-phosphate kinase; protein product: MSEYTSLDTLGEFGLIRRLQENIDLNQPSTIVGIGDDAAVLEPGQKQIVISTDMLVENVHFDLTFCPLKHLGYKAVAVNVSDIAAMNAIPTQIVVSLAIGARYTVEAIEELYAGMRLACENYKVDLVGGDTTASRSGLVISITALGEVEKGKAVLRSTATLNDLICVTGDLGGAYLGLQLLEREKQAFLADPETQPELEGKDYVVGRQLRPEARMDVIHELKELGVHPTAMIDISDGLASELLHICTQSRVGANIYQDKLPADPQTLETAEEFKLDPVTCIMNGGEDYELLFTVKMADFDKIRNHPDITIIGNITDASEGVKLVTPSGNAFPIKAQGWNHFA
- a CDS encoding phenylacetic acid degradation b, with product MSQDADHIQSLDPRVTRLHIEEEPNPSPKPALDQLENYEVFHQKKEGSAYTYVGPVHAANEEIAFLYGKEQYSRRAMCSGMWVAKTQHIFVSGYADDNTSVYDSLPTLETLPETPEQPYEFFHLKKRGKAHQHAGTILARSVEHALEVAKQTLNVPPVVNVWVVASEHVLREEEDKDIWATTPEKKYREAMAYRVQDKIDRFKAEQKA